ATGAAGTAGCAGTTTTAAGCGATAGAAAAGATGGAGTTTATATACTTCCTGCTTCAACTCAGTTTGAAAGTAGTGGATACGTAAGCGCTACAAACCGTTCTGCTCAGTGGAGAAGTCAAGTTATACCTCCGATTTATGAGGCAAAGCAGGATCAAGAAATAATGATGCTTTTTGCTAAAAAATTTGGTTTTTATGATGAGTATGTAAAAGGTATGATGCTTGATGTAGTTGATGGAGAAATCAAAAAGGTTAAAGATAGCTTCGTGTGGCCAGATGATGCTACAAATGAGATAGCAAGAACTACCCAAAGTATTGGCAATAACGGACGTACTGCAGATCGTCTAAAAAAACATCAAGAAAACTGGGAGAATTTCGATCCTGATACGTTGATGGGAAAACCAGGTAGCCCTGTAGCAGGAGAGTATTACGGTCTTCCTTGGCCTTGTTGGAATAAAAACCATCCAGGCAGTCCAGTTCTTTATGACGTTACAAAACCTGTTTGGAAAGGCGGTATGGGATTTAGAAACCGTTTTGGACTTGAGCACAATGGTGTTAGTCAATTAGCAGAAGACGCCGTTACGCTTCCTGGATCAAAAGTAAAAGGTGGTTATCCTCAGATCACTAAAGAAAATATAGAAAGAGTTCTAGGCATCACTCTAAGCGAAGAAGAAAAAGCTAAGATGGGTAGTAGCTGGAGCATGGACTATAGCGGAATCATAGCTAAAAAATGTGAAGAAGCTGGCGTTAGCCCTTGTGGAAACGCAAAAGCAAGAGCGATAGTTTGGGAGTTTGCAGATCAGTATCCAAAACATAGAGAACCGCTTCACTCTCCACGTCAAGATCTAGTAGAGAAGTATCCTACTTTTGATGATCAAGCTAGAAATTTTAGGGTATCTACTAAATTTATAAGTGAGCAAAAGGCTCAAGATTGGAGTAAGGATTTCCCTACTATCATTAGTTCAATGCGTCTAGTAAATTTAAGTGGTGCAGGAATGCTTGAGAGAACTAGTAAATATTTAGCCCATATAACTCCAGAAATGTTTGCTCACGTAAATCCAGAGCTTGCTTTGAAATATGGCATACAAGACGGAGAGATGATGTGGATACATAGTCCTCAAGGCACAAAGATAAAAGTAAAATGTATTCATAGTCATAGCGTTACTCCTGATAGGATATGTCTGCCATATAACTTTGCGGGTATTATGCAAGGTGTAGATTTAAGCGATAGATATCCAGAAGGAACTAAACCTTATACTATAGGCGAAAGCTCAAATACGGTTACAAACTATGGTTTTGATATAAACACTCAAATTTCAGAGTTTAATGCAGGACTTTGTAGGCTTGAACGTGCCGAAGATCAAAGTATGTTTAAAACTTCGTTTTTTGATGAGAAATGAGCAAGGAATTTAAAATGGCAAGAATGAAATTTTATGTAGATAAAAACAGATGTATAAGCTGTTTTGCGTGTCAAGTTGCTTGTAGTTCAGCTCATGAAGTTCCAGTCGGAATAAACCGCCGCAAAGTCATCACTTTAAATGATGGCGTTGAAGGCAAAGAAGTATCTAGCACTATTGCGTGTCAGCACTGCACTGATGCACCTTGTGCTCAAGTATGTCCCGTGCAATGCTTTTACATAAGAGAAGACGGCATAGTTTTACACGACAAAAATAAGTGTATAGGTTGTGGATACTGCCTGTACGCTTGCCCTTTTGGTGCTCCTCAGTTTCCAAGAGATGGAGCGTTTGGCATCAAAGGCGAGATGGATAAATGCACTATGTGTGCAGGTGGTCCAGAGGAGACAAACAGCGAAGCTGAGCGTCATCTTTATGGTCAAAACCGAATTGCTGAAGGTAAGGTGCCTATGTGTGCTGCAGTTTGTTCTACAAATGCTCTTTTAGTCGGTGATGCGACTGAAGTTTCAAATATTTATCGCAAAAGAGTGCTTATCAAAAACGCAAACATCTAATCTTTTAAATTCAAAGGATCCATTTAAAATATTTGGATTCTTTGAAATATTTTTCGAATTTTACAATAATCAAACAATAAATTTATTATATTTTTTAGTTTATTGTGTAATAAAGTAACAACTTTTCTAATAAAATTAAAATTATATTTTAATATAAAATTAATTTATAATAAAAATTTATATTTCTAAAAAATATCGCTAAAATAGCTATAAAAAGATAAATAATCTCTTAAATAATATAATTTAAATTTATAATATTATTCTAAATTTAAAAAATAAAGTTCTAATAATATTTAGAATACAATAAAATTTATTATAACTTAATTTTGACTGCTATACAATTTCATTATATTTACTACAACTATGTAAGGAGATGACCATGAAAGGTTCAGTTTTATTTTTAAGTTCTGTTCTAGTTGCAAGCTCGATGTTTGCTATAAGCGATGCTGATTTATTAAAAGAGGCAAAAAATGCAGGTCTAGTTGCACTACCAAGCGATCAAAAACAAGTTGATGCTATGCTTAAAGAGATAGGTGTAAAACCAAATAAATTTAGTGAAGCTAAAGCTGAGCTTGGTAAAAAGCTATATTTTGAACCAAGACTATCAAAAAGCGGAATCATAAGCTGTAATACATGCCACAATCTAGGTCTAGGCGGAACCGATGGTATCGCAGCTGCTGTAGGCCACAAATGGACTGCAAACCCACATCATTTAAATTCTCCAACAGTTTATAACTCAGTTTTAAACACAACACAATTTTGGGATGGTCGTGCTATGACTTTAGTAGATCAAGCAAAAGGACCAATCGAAGCTGAGCCTGAGATGGCTACTCCAGCAGCACTTGCAGTAGAGAGAATAAGCTCACTCCCTGAGTATGTAGCTGAATTTAAAAAAATATATAAAGATGGTGTTACATTTGACAATATCGCTGATTCTATAGCAAGTTTTGAAAGAACACTTCTTACTCCTTCAAGATTTGATAAATTCATAAAAGGCGACAAAAAAGCTTTAACAAAAGATGAAAAAGCAGGTCTTAAATTATTCCTTGATAAAGGTTGTGTAAGCTGCCATACAGGTGTAAATTTGGGCGGTTCTATGCAGGCATTTGAGGTAGCAGGTAAGTATCAATTTGCAAATATAGGCGATTTTAAAGGCGATGCAAATGGCATGGTTAAAACTCCAACTTTAAGAAATGTCACTGAAACTGCCCCATATTTCCACAATGGTGCTATATGGTCACTTGAAGAAGCTGTTAAAACTATGGGTAGTGTTCAATTAGGCATCGAAATAAGCGATGCAGAAGCAAAAAGCATAGCAACATTCTTAAATTCACTAACAGGTGAAATGCCAAAAGTCACTTACCCAATGTTCCCAAGAAGCACTGATAAAACTCCAAAACCAGAGCTATAATAATCTTTCGCTCCATATTTTGGGGCGAACTTTATTCATCATTTCTTATTTTCCATATTATTTTATGACTTGACTAAAATATTTATTAAAATAGTTTTTACTATTTTTAGTATTACTAATAAAATATTAAATTTATGCAACATATAAACTATAATTTTGAATTTATTTTCAACTGAAATTTATATAATTTTGAGTATAATCCACATTTTACAACCAAAATAAGCCCCTAAAATTTTCTATATTTTAAATTTAGAAATGCTTTTTGGTCTTACCAAATTTTAAAGGATAGTTTGATGTATGCGATTATCAAACATGGTTCAAAACAATATAAAGTTAGTGAAGGCGACTTTCTAAATTTAGATCATTTTGAAGCCAAAGCAAAGTCAAGTGTCGAGATTAACGAAGTTTTAGTAGTTAATGATGGCAGTTTAAAGGTAGGTGCGCCGTTTGTGAGTGGTGCAAAAGTTGTTTTAGAAGTAGTATGCGAAGGTAAAGACAAAAAAGTCGTTATTTACAAAAAACGCAGAAGAAAAGACTCAAAATTAAAACGCGGTTTTAGAAGACAATACACTCGCGTAAAAGTTACAAGCATAAAAGCCTAAGGAGTAAAGTATGGCACACAAAAAAGGTCAAGGTTCAACCCAAAATAACCGTGATAGTATTGGTCGCCGTTTAGGTATTAAAAAATTTGGCGGTGAGTTTGTAAGAGCTGGAAATATCATAATCCGCCAAAGAGGAACAGCAACTCACCCAGGCAATAATGTAGGTATTGGAAAAGATCATACTATATTTGCACTTATTGATGGTTTTGTCAAATTTGAAAGAAAAGACAAAGACAGAAAAAAAGTTTCTGTTTATCCTGCAGCGTAACTCATAGCCCATTTTGGGCTATCTCTTCTATTTTAATTTCAGCAATTTTTTATTATAATCCCCTTAAATTTAAGGATATTTTATGTTTATAGATAGTGCAAGTTTTAGTGTAAGTAGTGGCAAGGGTGGTGCTGGATGTGCTAGTTTTCGTCGCGAAAAACACGTTCCTTTAGGCGGACCAGACGGCGGAGATGGCGGGAATGGCGGAGATGTTTATTTTATAGTAGATAACAACACTCACACTCTAGCCAACTACAAAGGCAAAAGATCTATGAAAGCCGCAAACGGCGTACCTGGACTTCCTAGAAATATGACAGGAAAAAAAGGAGATGATCTTGAACTTATCGTTCCGCCTGGCACTGCTGTTTATGATGCAGATACAAATGAACTTCTGCTAGATCTTACCATAGAAGGTCAAAAAGAGCTATTTTTGGTGGGTGGAAAAGGCGGACTTGGAAATGTTCATTTTAAAACAAGCGTAAATCAAGCCCCAACTAAAGCCCAGCTAGGACTTCCGGGCGAGAGTAAAAATATCCGTTTGGAGCTAAAGCTTATAGCAGATGTTGGTTTAGTAGGATTTCCAAATGTCGGCAAATCAACTCTTATTTCAAGTATATCAAACGCAAAACCGCAGATCGCAAATTATGAATTTACAACTCTCACGCCAAAATTAGGACTTGTAGAAGTTGATGAATTTAATGGATTTGTGATGGCTGATATCCCCGGTATCATAGAGGGTGCTAGCGATGGCAGGGGGCTTGGATTGCAGTTTTTAAAGCATATTGAGAGAACAAAAATTTTGCTTTATATGATAGATTTAGCAAATTATCGCTCAC
The sequence above is a segment of the Campylobacter hyointestinalis subsp. lawsonii genome. Coding sequences within it:
- the rplU gene encoding 50S ribosomal protein L21 translates to MYAIIKHGSKQYKVSEGDFLNLDHFEAKAKSSVEINEVLVVNDGSLKVGAPFVSGAKVVLEVVCEGKDKKVVIYKKRRRKDSKLKRGFRRQYTRVKVTSIKA
- the fdh3B gene encoding formate dehydrogenase FDH3 subunit beta gives rise to the protein MARMKFYVDKNRCISCFACQVACSSAHEVPVGINRRKVITLNDGVEGKEVSSTIACQHCTDAPCAQVCPVQCFYIREDGIVLHDKNKCIGCGYCLYACPFGAPQFPRDGAFGIKGEMDKCTMCAGGPEETNSEAERHLYGQNRIAEGKVPMCAAVCSTNALLVGDATEVSNIYRKRVLIKNANI
- the rpmA gene encoding 50S ribosomal protein L27, translated to MAHKKGQGSTQNNRDSIGRRLGIKKFGGEFVRAGNIIIRQRGTATHPGNNVGIGKDHTIFALIDGFVKFERKDKDRKKVSVYPAA
- the obgE gene encoding GTPase ObgE, which codes for MFIDSASFSVSSGKGGAGCASFRREKHVPLGGPDGGDGGNGGDVYFIVDNNTHTLANYKGKRSMKAANGVPGLPRNMTGKKGDDLELIVPPGTAVYDADTNELLLDLTIEGQKELFLVGGKGGLGNVHFKTSVNQAPTKAQLGLPGESKNIRLELKLIADVGLVGFPNVGKSTLISSISNAKPQIANYEFTTLTPKLGLVEVDEFNGFVMADIPGIIEGASDGRGLGLQFLKHIERTKILLYMIDLANYRSLKEQFETLKNEVFKFSPNLAKRDYAIALSRLDAVRDADEKIEEFLSEFKFDKKQDIYEYNHQKPFFVLPISSATGEGLKELKFGLLELLNSN
- a CDS encoding cytochrome-c peroxidase, which codes for MKGSVLFLSSVLVASSMFAISDADLLKEAKNAGLVALPSDQKQVDAMLKEIGVKPNKFSEAKAELGKKLYFEPRLSKSGIISCNTCHNLGLGGTDGIAAAVGHKWTANPHHLNSPTVYNSVLNTTQFWDGRAMTLVDQAKGPIEAEPEMATPAALAVERISSLPEYVAEFKKIYKDGVTFDNIADSIASFERTLLTPSRFDKFIKGDKKALTKDEKAGLKLFLDKGCVSCHTGVNLGGSMQAFEVAGKYQFANIGDFKGDANGMVKTPTLRNVTETAPYFHNGAIWSLEEAVKTMGSVQLGIEISDAEAKSIATFLNSLTGEMPKVTYPMFPRSTDKTPKPEL